TTCCTTCTGCACCTACTGCATCGTACCCTATGCAAGGGGGCGCAGCAGGAGCCTGAATCCTGAAAGCGTACTTGAAAAGGTAAAGACCCTTACCAAAGCCGGCTATAAGGAAATCGTTCTAACAGGAATTCATGTGGGTATGTATGGGGCTGATCTCAATCCTGCACTCAGATTTGAGGATCTTTTGCATCTGCTGCTGGAGGAACCATCCTGTCCGCGGCTGCGCCTTGGCTCTCTGGAACCCATGGAGCTTACAGACAACCTGATTTCCCTTCTAGCGGAAAATCCCAAAATTGCTCCCCATCTGCATATTCCCCTGCAAAGCGGCGCTGATGCCATTCTCAAGGCCATGGGAAGACCCTATGACAGCTCTTTTTTTGCTGAACGCATCCATGCCATACGAAATAAACTGCCCCATGCAGCCATTGGCACGGATATTCTTACGGGATTTCCCGGTGAAACAGAGACCCTTTTTAAAAAAAGCCTGAAACTGGTAGAAAGCCTTCCCTTAACCTATCTCCATGTTTTCCCCTTTTCCCCCAGACCGGGAACACCGGCTGCGGACTTTCCCCATCCTGTTCCAGTGGAAATTTCCAAAGAACGCAGCTCTCTTCTGAGAAAAACCGGAGAAAACAAACGCCTGCTTTTTGCCCAAAACCTTGTGGGCAGCACCATTGAAGTCATTTTTGAACGACGCAGGGACAGAATCACCGGGTGGCTGAAGGGCCTGACAGGAAATTATCAGACCCTGCTGATGGAAGGGCCGGACAGTCTTCTGCACCAGATAATTCCCGTTACAGTGACTAAAATCCGGGAAGACGGGCGACTGGAAGGACAAATTAGCTGACAAAA
This window of the Desulfobotulus mexicanus genome carries:
- the mtaB gene encoding tRNA (N(6)-L-threonylcarbamoyladenosine(37)-C(2))-methylthiotransferase MtaB — encoded protein: MTPFFITTLGCKVNQHESDAIAACLEGRGWHKTLKIRDAEVVILNTCTVTGKAASHSRQQIRRLAEHNPKALLIVTGCCAQVEGNLISAMEGVDHVIPHKDKHRIPELLEKHKNGAFPVWPSSPNAEPCQETLFMDIPAPARDTGRSRAFLKIQDGCNSFCTYCIVPYARGRSRSLNPESVLEKVKTLTKAGYKEIVLTGIHVGMYGADLNPALRFEDLLHLLLEEPSCPRLRLGSLEPMELTDNLISLLAENPKIAPHLHIPLQSGADAILKAMGRPYDSSFFAERIHAIRNKLPHAAIGTDILTGFPGETETLFKKSLKLVESLPLTYLHVFPFSPRPGTPAADFPHPVPVEISKERSSLLRKTGENKRLLFAQNLVGSTIEVIFERRRDRITGWLKGLTGNYQTLLMEGPDSLLHQIIPVTVTKIREDGRLEGQIS